Part of the Vidua macroura isolate BioBank_ID:100142 chromosome 27, ASM2450914v1, whole genome shotgun sequence genome, GAGACAACCAGGCACTTCTAGAGGGTTTTTAGccatgcttttaaaacaaaatgagcCATATATCCCTCATGCTTTTTCTCTGCCTATGAAGAAAGAAGGGGGTAAGCTGAGGAGCTGAGATAGGAGTACTTCACTATGGATATTTCAGCTTGGTCAGCAGAAATCCTTCCCCTGACTCTGAAATGGCAAAATTGCAAAGAGGTGAATCATACCCCTAGTAGCTATGCTGAGTAGTGAGGGAAATGGAAGTATTTGAAAAAGCTTCCTGTTCTGAGGCTTGGAAGAAAGCAAGTATAGGAGACCTTGAGTAGTGACTGGCATACTAACCTGCTGCCCTGTGTGGTTGCAGCTCAGTCTCAATCCCTTGTAATAAACTGACAAAGAAGAGGTGGGAAAATCTCTTGTAGTGTCACATTTTCATGACAGTATTTATATTCCTCGGTTGCATTTGATGATACCACACCTCAGTATTGCCTGCCTTGGAGACTATAGGTTATGTTATTGCCTTCCTACTTGTAACAGCTTTTCCCATAGCTGGAGTGCCTCAGCCTGGTGTCCATAGTTTCCTAAGTGGGATTTTCATCTCACAGAAGTGACTACATTCCCCATGCTGTAAAGGAGGTGCATGATCTGATAAATACTTCTCCAAGTGTTCATTTGTTGGGATACACCTGATTTTCAGGGTTAGATCTAGTTGTTCAAACATGTTTCATCAGGAAAAGATTtctatgaaaatttaaatatagGAAAAGTGCCATTTTCCCATGCTGTGCACCACCCAcattttcagggatggtgattttttttcactacttGTAGCATCGGAAGGGCCAGCATAAGCATGCAAACTTTcacaaaaactattttttctttgcagacgGACCTCAACACTTGGAAGGACATGGCAAATGGGACAAGTGTAAAAGAATTCATCCTTCTTGGCTTCCCAGGCATATGGCAATTCCGAGTCTCCTTTGTGGTGGTGTTTGCACTGATGTACACCCTGACAGTAATAGGTAATGCATGCATCATAGCCCTTGTGTGGAGAAGCAGCAATCTACACACCCCAATGTACTTTTTCCTCTGTAATCTCTCCTTTCTGGAGATCTGGTACACTACGAGTGTTATTCCCAAAGCCATAGGAGTCATGCTGGGGACTAGCCAGACCATCTCCTTCAGTGTCTGCATGCTCCagttattctttattttctctctagGCTCCACTGAGTGTTTTCTCCTGTCTGTCATGGCCTATGACCGCTACTTAGCCATATGCTACCCCCTGAGGTACAGCTCCCTCATGGGCAGAGCCCTCTCTGTTCGGCTGGCactcagctcctggctgggaggcTTTTTGGCAATTTCCCTGCTGGCCTTTCTGACATCCAGGCTGACTTTCTGTGGGCCAGATGTCATCAATCATTTTCTATGTGATATAGATTCCTGCCTTGCCCTCTCCTGCAGTGATACATGGCCTGTGGAGCTGGCAACCTTCCTTGTCTCCATAATTGTTGTAGTGGTCTCCTGTGTGGTCACGCTGGTTTCCTACATGTACATCATCTCTTCCATCCTGCGGACCCAGTCAGCCCATGGCCGGAAAAAGgccttttccacctgctctGCCCATCTCAGTGTCATCACGATCTGGTATGGCTCCACCATGTTCCTGTATGTCAAGCCATCAGCCCAGAACTCTCTGGATCTGAACAAAATCGTGAATACCTTTAACACAGTGGTAACTCCTTTGCTGAACCCCTTCATTTACACACTCAGAAACAAAGAGGTGAAGCTCGCTCTGCGACGGGCTTTCCAGGAAAAGTGAAGTGACTTTTCACTTTTTATCAGTTATACGGATTCATCCCTGTCCTCCCATCACTTCTTCCCTGCAGAAGATCCCCTCTGAAGTGTAGGTCTGTGTGGGCATCCCAGGCAGTGAGAAGCCACCAATTCCCCATGAGCTCATATCACCTTTCAGCCATCTCTGGCTGGACTGAGCCTCAGTTCTGCTCTCCCACCACCCTCTGTTCATTCCCAGTTAATTCAGAATGCCTCGCAGTCCTTTAAAGTGCCGTGCTTGGAAAGGGTCACAGACCCTGTCCATAAATAGTTCTGTAACAGAGCTGGAGGAGTGGTACTTCCATA contains:
- the LOC128819566 gene encoding olfactory receptor 6F1 isoform X1 encodes the protein MLSISQRDHGYLGRTVHEKMSFGSFPLANLTDLNTWKDMANGTSVKEFILLGFPGIWQFRVSFVVVFALMYTLTVIGNACIIALVWRSSNLHTPMYFFLCNLSFLEIWYTTSVIPKAIGVMLGTSQTISFSVCMLQLFFIFSLGSTECFLLSVMAYDRYLAICYPLRYSSLMGRALSVRLALSSWLGGFLAISLLAFLTSRLTFCGPDVINHFLCDIDSCLALSCSDTWPVELATFLVSIIVVVVSCVVTLVSYMYIISSILRTQSAHGRKKAFSTCSAHLSVITIWYGSTMFLYVKPSAQNSLDLNKIVNTFNTVVTPLLNPFIYTLRNKEVKLALRRAFQEK
- the LOC128819566 gene encoding olfactory receptor 6F1 isoform X2, with amino-acid sequence MSFGSFPLANLTDLNTWKDMANGTSVKEFILLGFPGIWQFRVSFVVVFALMYTLTVIGNACIIALVWRSSNLHTPMYFFLCNLSFLEIWYTTSVIPKAIGVMLGTSQTISFSVCMLQLFFIFSLGSTECFLLSVMAYDRYLAICYPLRYSSLMGRALSVRLALSSWLGGFLAISLLAFLTSRLTFCGPDVINHFLCDIDSCLALSCSDTWPVELATFLVSIIVVVVSCVVTLVSYMYIISSILRTQSAHGRKKAFSTCSAHLSVITIWYGSTMFLYVKPSAQNSLDLNKIVNTFNTVVTPLLNPFIYTLRNKEVKLALRRAFQEK